A genomic window from Triticum urartu cultivar G1812 chromosome 7, Tu2.1, whole genome shotgun sequence includes:
- the LOC125521014 gene encoding U-box domain-containing protein 8 produces MEVSNQASWPDDFLCPISLEVMTDPVILPSGHTFERRSIQRWLDGGHRTCPVTNLPLPPDPTLIPNHALRRLIAAVSVSPAAVSADKVLAGDCQGQGVAPPSSSSVLGMLRLAKSGPAGRREVLESGAVAVLLQHAAAGDEAAARALLYLSLDGDDARVGLVADGAVDALCAAVSAGGAAAAHAATALTSLATVGVNKCTIGAHPSAVPALSRLLWRGGARERREAATTLYELCKLPENRRRTVRAGAAPALVELAANGSARAVEVLGLLAKNREGRHDLSRIPDIVAVLCTVAGSGNARAIDQALVVLNWICSESNELAMEAIKLGAFQLCEALVNDDNCKIAKNAVELARTLEKA; encoded by the coding sequence ATGGAGGTGTCCAACCAGGCGTCCTGGCCCGACGACTTCCTCTGCCCCATCTCGCTCGAGGTCATGACGGACCCCGTCATCCTCCCCTCCGGCCACACCTTCGAGCGCCGCAGCATCCAGCGCTGGCTCGACGGGGGCCACCGGACCTGCCCCGTCACCAACCTGCCTCTCCCCCCTGACCCCACGCTCATCCCCAACCACGCGCTGCGCCGCCTCATAGCGGCCGTTTCCGTTTCGCCGGCGGCCGTGTCCGCGGACAAGGTCCTCGCGGGGGACTGCCAGGGGCAAGGGGTGGCGCCGCCGTCGTCCTCCTCCGTCTTGGGGATGCTCAGGCTGGCCAAGTCTGGGCCGGCCGGCCGGAGGGAGGTGCTGGAGTCCGGCGCGGTCGCGGTGCTGCTCCAGCACGCCGCCGCGGGGGACGAGGCGGCGGCCAGGGCGCTCCTGTATCTCAGCCTCGACGGCGACGACGCGCGCGTCGGCCTCGTGGCGGACGGCGCCGTCGACGCGCTCTGCGCGGCCGTGTCCGCCGGCGGCGCGGCCGCCGCCCACGCGGCTACGGCGCTGACGAGCCTCGCCACCGTGGGCGTCAACAAGTGCACCATCGGGGCGCATCCCTCTGCCGTCCCGGCGCTGTCCAGGCTCCTCTGGCGCGGCGGCGCGCGGGAGCGCCGTGAGGCCGCGACAACCCTGTACGAGCTCTGCAAGCTGCCCGAGAACCGCCGCCGCACGGTGCGCGCCGGGGCCGCGCCGGCGCTCGTCGAGCTGGCCGCCAATGGCTCTGCCCGCGCCGTCGAGGTGCTCGGTCTCCTCGCCAAGAACCGCGAGGGCCGCCACGACCTGTCCAGAATCCCGGACATCGTGGCCGTGCTCTGCACTGTCGCCGGCAGCGGCAACGCCCGTGCAATCGACCAGGCCCTGGTCGTCCTCAACTGGATTTGCTCCGAGAGCAACGAATTGGCAATGGAGGCAATCAAGCTGGGAGCTTTCCAGCTCTGTGAGGCTCTGGTGAACGACGACAACTGCAAGATTGCCAAGAACGCGGTGGAATTAGCCCGGACACTCGAGAAAGCTTAG